In Chryseobacterium oryzae, the genomic stretch TTTGATTATTGCTTTTTTTGATTTTTTTGTGGTTAGACCTTCAACGAAAATGAAGCTGAATTTTAATTTTTCAACAACAAATTTTTCTACCTATCTGCTTATTTTTCCGATGATGTTTGGGATGATGCTTATTGGTGAATTTACAACTTCACTTATTCCTACAACAGGTGCTTTTTTTGGAGATTTTTATCAGTTTTTCGAAAATCTGATGAAGAGCGTAGTCGAAGATCCGGCAGTTATGATTATCACGACTGTATTTATGGCGCCCATTTTCGAAGAAATTATTTTCAGGGGAATCATTCAGAAAGGAATGATTAATAATGGAGTAAAACCTTGGAAAGCTATTGTGATTTCATCATTTTTATTTGGTCTTATCCATGGCAATCCATGGCAATTTATTGGTGGAATGCTGTTAGGGACAGTTTTAGGATTGGTGTATTATAAAACAAAATCGCTCCTTTTGCCTATGCTTTTGCACGGATTTAACAATTTGTGCTCATCATTGCTTATCTTTTTTATTCAAAAAGAAAGTTTTGCAGAAGTTTTTCATTTGCCTGAATGGATGATTTTACTGATTGGTATTTTCATATTTTCTGTATTCTTCTTTTTGTTTACAAGAAAATATAGAGTGCATTACGCCGAGGCATAATTATTTCAGTAAAAATATTTAAAATAAAAAAACAGAGCTTAAAATAATAAGCTCTGTTGATGTATATTGTATCAATAAATATTACTCCGGTTTGTAAGAATCTTTTAAAGTAACAGTTCTGTTGAAAACAAATTGCGTATCTGTAGAGTCTTGATCTTTAGTGAAATAGCCAATTCTTTGGAATTGAAGAGGTTCTCCAACTGCCACATCTTTTAAACTCGGCTCTGCAAACCCCTGAATGGTGGTTACCGATTCCGGATTGATAAAATTAAGGAAGTCTACATCTTTTTCAGCATCAGGCTGTTCTACAGTAAACAATTTATCGTAATTTCTCACTTCTACAGGGATAGCGTGTTTTGCAGAAACCCAATGGATAGTTCCTTTTACTTTTCTCAAACTTTCTTCTGTGCCGCTCCCAGACTTAGATTTTTCATCGTAAGTGGCATAAATAGTTGTGATATTTCCGTTTTCGTCTTTTTCTACTCTCTCTCCTTTAATGATATAAGCAGATTTTAAACGGACTTCACCGCCTAATTTTAATCTGAAAAACTTATTATTCGCTTCTTCTTTAAAGTCTTCACGCTCGATGTACAATTCCTTAGAGAAAGGAATTTCTCTTGTTCCCGCATTCTCCTGTTCAGGATTATTTTCTGTTTCCAGCCATTCTTCCTGTCCTTCAGGATAGTTTTCAATGATTAATTTTATGGGATCCACTACTGTCATTACACGTTTTGCGATTTTGTTTAAATCTTCACGAACGCAGAATTCCAATAACTGAAGTTCTATTAAATTTTCTCTTTTGGCAACTCCCACTTTATCAATAAAATTTCTGATAGAAGTTGGTGTGAAGCCTTTTCTCCTCATTCCGGAAATGGTAGGCATTCTCGGATCGTCCCATCCGTTCACTACATTTTCAGCAATTAATCTTTGCAGTTTTCTTTTGGAAGTAATCATGTAAGAAACGTTCATCCTTGCAAATTCTCTCTGCTTGTTTTTCACTTTTCCTTCTTCGTAAACCTGATCCAAATACCAGTTGTAAAGAGGTCTGTGATTTTCGAACTCCAAAGAACATAAAGAATGCGAAATTTGCTCAATATAATCAGATTCTCCATGTGCCCAGTCGTACATAGGGTATATTTTCCATGCAGTTCCTGTTCTGTGGTGAGGTTTATTCAAAATTCTGTACATAACAGGATCACGCATATTCATATTCGGCGAAACCATATCTATTTTTGCACGCAAAGACATAGAGCCGCTTTCGAATTCTCCGTTTTTCATTCTCTCGAATAAATCTAAAGATTCTTCAACAGGGCGGTTTCTGTATGGTGATTCAATGCCTGGTTCTGTAGGATTTTTTCTTTGTTCGGTAATGATTTCAGATGGCTGTTCATCCACATACGCTTTTCCTTCTTTTATGAGCTGAACGGCCCAGTCGTAAAGTTGCTGGAAGTAATCGGATGCATACAAGACTTTGTCCCATTTAAATCCTAACCATTCAACGTCTTTCATAATAGAATCTACAAATTCCTGTTCTTCTTTTTCAGGGTTTGTATCGTCGAAACGAAGGTTTACGGGTGCATTGTATTTTTCTCCCAAACCAAAATTGATGCAGATGGCTTTAGTATGACCAACGTGCAGATAACCATTTGGTTCGGGTGGAAATCGGAAACGGATCTCTTCTTGTTTAAGACCATTTGTCAAATCATCTTCTATAATTTGCTCAATAAAATTGAGTGATTTTTTTTCTTCTTCCATTAAATTCACTTTAGTAATCGCAATAAGCGAGAATTTGCAAATTTAGTAAATTTAGATGTGCAAAAAAAGTAAAGATTTTTTCATATAAAATTCACCAAGTTTGGATGTTTTTCCCGATATTAGCAGAACCGATTTAACTAAATATTAACTGTCGATATGAAAAAGTTCAAAAAGAAATTTTCTGAGTTTTTAGACTACATCAAAAAAGCAATTTTTGTGGATGGAGTAGTTTAACTAGTTGTAATAATACCGTTTTCGAAGAAAAGTTTGTCGCCTTGTAATTGTAAGGTGCTGGGGAAATTATTTGTAAATAAATTGCCTGTACCTAATCCTTGCGGCATATTGCTTTTCTTCGTGAATGTGTATTGAGAAATTGCATTCAGCCCAATATTACTTTCTAAAGCGGAGGTAATCCACCAACCTATATTGTGTTTTTCTGCAAGCGAAATCCACTCATCAGAACCGGAAAATCCACCAATTAATGCAGGTTTTAGAATAATATATTGCGGACGAATTATTTCCAGAAGCTCCTGTTTCTTTTGAATATCTAAAATTCCTATCAGTTCTTCGTCCAGTGCAATAGGTGTTTCCGTATTACTGCATAATTCTGCTATATCTTTCCAATTTCCAGCTTTTATAGGCTGTTCTATGGAATGAATTTCTAGATTGGCTAATTGTTTCAATACTGTTTTAGCTTCTTCTTTATTAAAACCACCATTGGCGTCCACACGGAGCTCAAGTTGATTTTTAGAAAATTTCTCTCTTAATTTTTGAAGAATTGTATGTTCAGATTTCCAGGCGACACCTATTTTCAGTTTGATGCAGTGGAAGCCACCTTGCAGTTTTTCACGAATTTGTTCTTCCATATAATCTGCATCTCCCATCCAGATAAGTCCGTTGATGGTAATAGCCGATTTTCCTTCTGTAAATTCGCTGGGAAAATATACGTTTTCGCTATGTTTTAAATTAAGCATTGCCTGTTCGTAACCAAACCAAATAGAAGGGTAGTTTTTTAAATGCTCTTTTAAAATTTCAGGTTTCTGCTGAATATTCTCACAAAGCCACTGTAATTTTTCTTCATAGTCGGGTTGGTCATCAAAACTTAATCCTCTGAAAACGGCACATTCGCCAATTCCTTTTTTTTGATTGTCGGAAATTTCGAGAATAAAGGTTTCTTTATCAAGCAAAACGCCACGAGATGTTCCACTCGGGCGTTTGAAGTTTAATAGATGTCTGTAATATTTTGCTGTCATTACTTAACGCTGTCTATTCTCATGAATTCTTCTGCTTTTTCTACCATTTCTACAGAACCACAGAAAAAAGGTATTCTTTGGTGAAGTTCTGTAGGTTCAACTTCCAGAATTCTTCGGAATCCGTCTGAAGCTTTAGCACCCGCCTGTTCTGCCAAAAATGCCATCGGATTGCATTCGTATAATAAACGAAGTTTTCCATTAGGTGCCTGAGAATAAGATGGATAGATGTAAATTCCGCCTTTCAGCATATTTCTGTGGAAATCTGCCACCAAAGAGCCAATATATCGCGATGTATACGGTCTGTCTCCTTCTTCCATTTGGCAGTATTTCAAATAATTCTTTACTCCCTGAGGAAATTTAATGTAGTTTCCTTCGTTAATAGAATAGATTTTTCCGGTTTTAGGAAAAGTCATATTCGGGTGAGAAAGATAGTAAGTTCCTAAAGAAGGATCTAATGTAAAGCCGTTTACTCCGTTTCCGGTAGTATAAACAATCATGGTAGAAGAACCATAAATAACGTATCCTGCCGCAATCTGATTGATTCCCTTTTGTAAGAAATCTTCAATCTGAACGGGAGTTCCTGGCTCTGTTACTCTTCTGTAAATAGAGAAAATAGTTCCCACAGATACATTTACATCAATATTGGAGGATCCGTCTAAAGGATCTATGAGAACAACATATTTGCTTAGATGTCCGTTTTCGCCACATTTAATATCGATGAAGTCATCATTTTCTTCAGAAGCAATTCCGCACACAACTTCTCTTTGAGATAATGCGGTAATGAAAATATCATTGGCAATTACATCTAATTTCTGCTGTTCTTCACCTTGTATGTTTTCATTTCCTGCTTTCCCGATAATATCTGCAATTCCTGCTTTGTTTACTTCACGGTTTACCACTTTAGAAGCTAGTCTTATTGCACTCAGAAGTCGAGAAAATTCTCCCGTAGAATACTGGAAGTCATCCTGTTTATCAATAAGAAATTCCCCTAAGGTCTGTAATGGCTGCTCTGACATGTTTTCCTTTTTTTACGATTTCTCCAAATTTCGTAAAAATAATTACATTTGAAACAAAAAATTAACAAAAGACTTAATTTGTTAATTATTAGATATTTACAGGTGGGTTTTATCTTGAGCTTATCATTTTTTAAGAAACTCTGTATGCAGATTCTATGTTAAGAAATGGTGAAATTTAAAGATTTATCAATTTTAATAAAATCTTAAGGTGGTGTCTGTAAGAAGGTATTTCATATCTCGGCGTAAATTTATAATTTTGTGACCCGTAAAAAACTGTCGTTCATTTTTTTCTAACAATTTTATTTCTAAGTATTTAATGAAAATTTTTAAGTTTGGTGGAGCGTCTGTAAAAGATGCTGAAAGTGTAAAAAACGTATCTATGGTTCTTGAAAGCCAAGGCTTTGAAAAATGTCTTCTTGTAATTTCTGCAATGGGCAAAACAACCAATGAGCTGGAAAAAGTTGTTGAGCTTTACTTCAGTAAACAGAACTACCAAACCGAAATTGAAAAAATAAAACGAAAACATATTGAAATTGCTGAAGGATTATTCCCTCAAAATCATGCTGTTTTTGCGGAAATAAACCTGTTTTTTGACGATATAGATTCTTTCTTAAGAAGAAATAAGTCTCCTAATTATAATTTTGTTTACGATCAGGTAGTAAGTTGTGGTGAAATGATTTCTACAAAGATTGTAAGTGAGTATCTTAATGAAATTCAGTTTAAAAACCAGTGGCTGGATGCAAGAGATTACATTAAAACCGATAACTCATACAGAGACGGTATTGTAAACTGGGAGAAAACGGAAGAATTTATTGCTCATTTAAGCAAAGATATATGTTATGTTACTCAGGGATTTATTGGGTCTGATGAAAACAATTTTACTGTAACTTTGGGGAGGGAAGGTTCAGATTATTCTGCTGCAATCTTCGCTTATTGCCTTAATGCCGAAGCAATGACGATTTGGAAGGATGTTCCGGGAGTAATGACCGGAGATCCAAGAAAATTTGATGATGTTGCCTTACTTTCTAATATTTCTTACGAAGAGGCAATAGAAATGGCTTATTACGGAGCAAGCGTAATTCATCCTAAAACTTTACAGCCATTAAAACAAAAAAATATTCCTTTTTATGTGAAGTCTTTTGTAGATCCGTCTAAAGAAGGTACTAAAGTTGGAATTTCAGATAAAAATCAGAATGAAGAATCTTATATCCTGAAAGAAGGACAGATTTTACTGAAAATTTCTACAAGAGATTTTTCATTTATTGCCGAAGATCATATGTCTTTGATTTTTAATAATCTGGCTAAATATAAAATTAAAGTTTCTCTCATGCAGAACTCTGCGATATCATTAGAATTATGCCTTGAAGATAAATTTAATAATATAGATGAACTTAATGAAGAGCTTCAGAAAATTTTCAAAACAGATGTTGTAAAAAATGTATCTTTATTTACGGTAAGAAATGCAAAAAAAGATAACATCGACAAATTTTACCAAGGAAAAAACGTATTATTGGAGCAAATAGCAAAAAATACGTTACAAATGGTAACACAATAAAACTAATTTCGACTAAACACACATGAGCTTAATCTCGAAAAATGATTTAATACAAGCTTCCGGTCTAAGTAAAATAGGTTTTCTGAAAAATCCTGTCGCTTCTGCCGTAATGCGTATTACCAAGATAAATGAAGTTAACAGACTTTACGATAAACTGAAAGATAAAGAGGGAAAAGACTTTTTCGATTCTTTTGTGCGTGAGAGAAATTTAAGCTACATCGCTTTTGAGGAAGATTTGGCAAAAATACCAAAAACAGGACCTTTCATATTAGTTTCTAATCATCCGCTGGGTGCAATAGATGGTATTCTGATGTGTAAAATTCTGTCGGAAATTCGTCCGGATTTTAAAGTAATGGGAAATTTTCTTTTGGAGAAGATAAAGCCAATGGAGCCTTATGTAATTCCCGTAAATCCTTTTGAGGGAAGAAAGGAGATCAGAAACAGTGCTTCAGGGATGCGAGAAACTCTTAAACATCTGGAGAATGGTGGTTGTGTAGGCATTTTCCCGGCAGGAGAAGTTTCTAATAAAAATAATCCTTATGGTGAAATTTTAGATAAAAATTGGGAAAAACCGGCATTAAAACTTATAAGGATGGCAAAAGTACCTGTAGTTCCTATGTATTTCCATGCCAAGAACAGTAGCTTATTTTATCAGATTGCTAAGATTCATCCCAATTTACAGACTCTTATGTTGCCTTCAGAAATGATGAACGACAGAGAAAAGCCCATCAGAATCCGTATAGGTCGTCCTATCTCTGTGAAGGTTATGGATGAAATGGAAAGTATTGAAGAATTGGGAGAGTTTTTAAAGACCAAAGTCTATATGATGAAGTCTTATTATGAAAAAAGAAAATCTTTAGCCCAGTCTATTAATCTTAAAAATTTGTCGTTAAAATTTCCTCTTTTAAAGGAAGAAAACATTGTACAGAATATTATAGATGAAACTCCTAAAGA encodes the following:
- a CDS encoding CPBP family intramembrane glutamic endopeptidase: MEKSRYPKFIFDWVGGLILFAGYILGSMIVGFAVLAAKFFFKIDVSQKPWFLMMGNALVFPLIIAFFDFFVVRPSTKMKLNFNFSTTNFSTYLLIFPMMFGMMLIGEFTTSLIPTTGAFFGDFYQFFENLMKSVVEDPAVMIITTVFMAPIFEEIIFRGIIQKGMINNGVKPWKAIVISSFLFGLIHGNPWQFIGGMLLGTVLGLVYYKTKSLLLPMLLHGFNNLCSSLLIFFIQKESFAEVFHLPEWMILLIGIFIFSVFFFLFTRKYRVHYAEA
- a CDS encoding glutamine--tRNA ligase/YqeY domain fusion protein; protein product: MEEEKKSLNFIEQIIEDDLTNGLKQEEIRFRFPPEPNGYLHVGHTKAICINFGLGEKYNAPVNLRFDDTNPEKEEQEFVDSIMKDVEWLGFKWDKVLYASDYFQQLYDWAVQLIKEGKAYVDEQPSEIITEQRKNPTEPGIESPYRNRPVEESLDLFERMKNGEFESGSMSLRAKIDMVSPNMNMRDPVMYRILNKPHHRTGTAWKIYPMYDWAHGESDYIEQISHSLCSLEFENHRPLYNWYLDQVYEEGKVKNKQREFARMNVSYMITSKRKLQRLIAENVVNGWDDPRMPTISGMRRKGFTPTSIRNFIDKVGVAKRENLIELQLLEFCVREDLNKIAKRVMTVVDPIKLIIENYPEGQEEWLETENNPEQENAGTREIPFSKELYIEREDFKEEANNKFFRLKLGGEVRLKSAYIIKGERVEKDENGNITTIYATYDEKSKSGSGTEESLRKVKGTIHWVSAKHAIPVEVRNYDKLFTVEQPDAEKDVDFLNFINPESVTTIQGFAEPSLKDVAVGEPLQFQRIGYFTKDQDSTDTQFVFNRTVTLKDSYKPE
- a CDS encoding o-succinylbenzoate synthase codes for the protein MTAKYYRHLLNFKRPSGTSRGVLLDKETFILEISDNQKKGIGECAVFRGLSFDDQPDYEEKLQWLCENIQQKPEILKEHLKNYPSIWFGYEQAMLNLKHSENVYFPSEFTEGKSAITINGLIWMGDADYMEEQIREKLQGGFHCIKLKIGVAWKSEHTILQKLREKFSKNQLELRVDANGGFNKEEAKTVLKQLANLEIHSIEQPIKAGNWKDIAELCSNTETPIALDEELIGILDIQKKQELLEIIRPQYIILKPALIGGFSGSDEWISLAEKHNIGWWITSALESNIGLNAISQYTFTKKSNMPQGLGTGNLFTNNFPSTLQLQGDKLFFENGIITTS
- the fbp gene encoding class 1 fructose-bisphosphatase; translated protein: MSEQPLQTLGEFLIDKQDDFQYSTGEFSRLLSAIRLASKVVNREVNKAGIADIIGKAGNENIQGEEQQKLDVIANDIFITALSQREVVCGIASEENDDFIDIKCGENGHLSKYVVLIDPLDGSSNIDVNVSVGTIFSIYRRVTEPGTPVQIEDFLQKGINQIAAGYVIYGSSTMIVYTTGNGVNGFTLDPSLGTYYLSHPNMTFPKTGKIYSINEGNYIKFPQGVKNYLKYCQMEEGDRPYTSRYIGSLVADFHRNMLKGGIYIYPSYSQAPNGKLRLLYECNPMAFLAEQAGAKASDGFRRILEVEPTELHQRIPFFCGSVEMVEKAEEFMRIDSVK
- a CDS encoding aspartate kinase yields the protein MKIFKFGGASVKDAESVKNVSMVLESQGFEKCLLVISAMGKTTNELEKVVELYFSKQNYQTEIEKIKRKHIEIAEGLFPQNHAVFAEINLFFDDIDSFLRRNKSPNYNFVYDQVVSCGEMISTKIVSEYLNEIQFKNQWLDARDYIKTDNSYRDGIVNWEKTEEFIAHLSKDICYVTQGFIGSDENNFTVTLGREGSDYSAAIFAYCLNAEAMTIWKDVPGVMTGDPRKFDDVALLSNISYEEAIEMAYYGASVIHPKTLQPLKQKNIPFYVKSFVDPSKEGTKVGISDKNQNEESYILKEGQILLKISTRDFSFIAEDHMSLIFNNLAKYKIKVSLMQNSAISLELCLEDKFNNIDELNEELQKIFKTDVVKNVSLFTVRNAKKDNIDKFYQGKNVLLEQIAKNTLQMVTQ
- a CDS encoding lysophospholipid acyltransferase family protein, producing the protein MSLISKNDLIQASGLSKIGFLKNPVASAVMRITKINEVNRLYDKLKDKEGKDFFDSFVRERNLSYIAFEEDLAKIPKTGPFILVSNHPLGAIDGILMCKILSEIRPDFKVMGNFLLEKIKPMEPYVIPVNPFEGRKEIRNSASGMRETLKHLENGGCVGIFPAGEVSNKNNPYGEILDKNWEKPALKLIRMAKVPVVPMYFHAKNSSLFYQIAKIHPNLQTLMLPSEMMNDREKPIRIRIGRPISVKVMDEMESIEELGEFLKTKVYMMKSYYEKRKSLAQSINLKNLSLKFPLLKEENIVQNIIDETPKEDILKDISKLRGTDRMLFTNGNYEIYFTPYDEIPSVMREIGRQRELTFRAVGEGSNLPFDLDEYDQHYHHLFLWDNSAEKLAGAYRMALGRDVMKKFGIKGFYTSSLFEFEQDIHPFFKKVIEMGRAYISEEYQQKPLPLFLLWRGIVHVCLRNPDHKFLMGGVSISNKFSEFSKSLMIEFMRSNYYDSAVAQYITPKNDFKVRLRDRDKHLFLNEMNADLNKLDKFIDDLEPELRMPVLIKKYIKQNAKVIAFNVDPNFNDAIDGLMYIRISDLPESTIKPVLEEMSEHIRKEQENNQTENQ